The Gossypium arboreum isolate Shixiya-1 chromosome 2, ASM2569848v2, whole genome shotgun sequence region GAAGTGCTGGAGCAGAAGTCGGGTTTGGGAATGGAGTTACTCGAGTCGGGTTGTTCATTGAATTCATTGGTTGCAGTTCTGATGGAGGAGAGCGACTTGCCCCTGTTGAGATTGATAGAGACAATTCATGAACAGGTCAAGGACAGAATGGGAAATGTAAGTATGGCCGCGGTGAAAAGCGCGGTGCTGTTTGTTGGGCAGAGAGTGAAATATGGATTGGGTAACGAAGATGCTGATGTTTTGGAGGATGATTCTCAATATTCTCTCTGGTGTTGGGAGGTGATTCATTTTCTTTCGTTTTggcttttttttttagtttatttgttTTATGCGTTTCCATTCTCTTGTTCAGTTACAAACTTGTTTACATTCTCATGTCATAGACCAGAGATTTAAAGTTGATGCCCAAATCTGCGCGTGCCGAATTAAGAACTCGTCGTACTTGTAGGAATAAGATTAGTGAGAGGATTACTGCTGTTTCTGGTATGGAGAATTTTTGCTTATCGCTTGGTTGAATCTTTTCTGATGCACTCAATATGCTATTAAATTCCCTTGGTTCTCTTCATTCCTGATTGATTAATGATTAGTTTATGCTTCAAGTAggttatttattatatttatggctCATTTCAGCAATGATAACCCTGTTAGAAAAGTGGGAGGATAATCAAAAGTACAAGCATGGTTTCGTGAAAGCATCAGAAAAGCTTTTCAAAGTATTAAATGAGGCAGACATTCGCTTCTTAATGCGTAACATGTCACAGCAGAGTGGTGCTGAGATGTATGTATCAATGACAGTTCAACAAGTTTTGTTATTTAAATATCTTTCTTTGCAGTAAAAGTTTTATCTGTTGCCGCAGGGATGCGAAAGAAGCAAAGCGAGAAGAAAAATTGTTAATAAAGCAATTAGAGAGAAACAAAAGAGAAATGGAACAGGAGAAAAAGAAACTGAACCGTGAGCTCCAAAaggaaaagttgcaaaatgtttGTCCAAATTTCCCAAGTTTTTCATGAATTAGCAATGTCTATGTAACTTCGCTGTTGACAGTGGATGGTCGTATTTCAGGAAAAGGAGAAAAAGCGATTGCTGGAGGAAGCGGAAAAATTTCATAGGCGTCGTGAACGAGAAGAGGCTGAGATGAGGAAGCAGCTCCGGAAACAGCAAGAGGAGGCCGAGAGAGATCATTTGCGGCGTGAGAAAGAAGAGGCAGAATTGAAGAAGAAACTTTCGATTCAAAAGCAAGCTTCAGTAATGGAGCGCTTCCTCAAAAAATGTAAAACATCACCAACCCAGATGGAGGAATTAACTAAGCGATTCACACTTTGTGCATCCACCCAAAAGATTGAAAAACTGCCCGAACCAATTACTCTCTCCATGGACAATGCTCTTTCATCCAATGAAGAAATCAATGCTGATTATCTTCGCAAGTGGGTTTCTCTGTTTTCTTTTTATGTTCTATAATTTTATTGGATCAGGATGTATGAGTATGACTATGTATCCTATATTTTATTATGTTCATTTTTTTTAAGTTCTTTTCTGTATTTTTTAATATCAATATATGTCAGATACACATGCCAATTGGTACGGATCTTAGAGAGAATATAGCTTTTAAGTCctggttttattttgtttctaaGTTAAATGCTGGAATTGCTCTTTTCAGGTTACACTTATCTTCTTGGCGTCACTTAGGTCACTCTCTCCGTTCAAATCAAAAACAGTGTTGGGGCATGCGGAAGAAACCTAAGACTGATTTGTTCAAGGAGCTTAAGTTAACTGCTAATAAAAGGTTATCCCAAGATGAACTGAGTGTTGAAAGGCTAGTGGATGTATGGGGAGAACAGAATTCTGATGTTAACAAGTCTTGTGTAAGGAAGCAGTTGTTGCAGTTTGATGCGAGCTACAAACCTGCATTTTATGGTATTTGGCCTAAGAAAAGGTAGTCTCCTTTTTCTTGCATTTGCACCTTTTTTCTTTAAGTTAAGCTGAACTCAAGTCTAAAAGTTCAGTTTATAGTTGAAAGGTGCATTGTTAAATAGATGGAAATGAATTAGCAAATGTGTTGATATTGAATTCCACTTCCTGAACTATATATTCTTTAGTTATCCTTGAAATTACTAAATAGCTTCCCTTAACTGATAAATGTATTGGTTAATTGATTTATTGCCATTTAATCTTTCTGCACTTTGTGTTAGATTTTTTGATCTGTGTGAACCTACATGTAGGGGTCTAGTAACTGGCGTCTTCATTCAATGCTCTTAAATAAGCTGAGCTAGAACTTGTTTATGTTCATTTTTGAAGCTTCATGAACCAAGTATGAATACTATTTGAGGCTTGATCTAAAAGATCCAAGTTCAAGCATTTGTGAGATTAGTGTTCATTAACAAATTCAATAAACAATCTGTCAAAGTACTTCTTTTATCCCTGCCAATTTGATTACTTGAAGCTTTCATATCtattacaaaaattcaaataGGGATTTGGCGCCGATTTCATTGAAAAGAAGACATAGATAATTAACCAAGATCTATTATTTGTTATAAAAGGTTTTGCATGATTCTGTCTGCTTAGAAAGGGAGAAATCAAATGGTTAGGAACAGGGTAAATGTTGAAAAATCTTCTTACTTTTTTGCCAGTCAACCCTACATCGACTGTAGAAAGGTggtgacattaatatcatgtatTGCCAACCAAAACTGCAAAGGTTCTTGCACATATAGTGGCCCATTGAAAATGTCAAGGAAATCAGATTTATATCATGATAAGGCCATTTGTAACTGTTAACACAAAGATGATACTACTAAATGATAAGGATTGAATATTGTTGTAGGAAAAGGTTTGTATATTActtttaaatactaaataaaatcccttaaaaatatataatatatgcattCATGTTATCTATTTATAATTGTGTCTATTTGTTTTTTGTCATTATGTTGGAGTGTCTAATTCCTTGCATGTCTCAAATTGCAACTGTTATATGCCTTGCCTTATGGTTTAAGCCTTTAACTTGGTCATCATTGGCTTAGAGCTCAATTATCTAAGATGAGCTAAGTTTGTAGAGACTTCCTTTACATTATCTTGAACTCAATAATTATTGAAGCTGATATAAAATTAGCTAACCCAAGTGTGGATAAAGAGAAATTCTTGCATGATTTCTCTAGAGTAACTTCTTTTTTGTCTATGGTCTTTAATGTCATTTTAGTTGTGTAGCTAGTGGAATAAACTTTAGACTAGAGCAATTGGTGCTTTATTTACCTCTTTCATCTTTTC contains the following coding sequences:
- the LOC108462077 gene encoding chromatin assembly factor 1 subunit FAS1-like, which codes for MADSVPVIGVDDDPKSPKMVGNDQPKEIQKRKRASWVWEALSDEQREAQIKRLKQEMDGLFGYYKEVLEQKSGLGMELLESGCSLNSLVAVLMEESDLPLLRLIETIHEQVKDRMGNVSMAAVKSAVLFVGQRVKYGLGNEDADVLEDDSQYSLWCWETRDLKLMPKSARAELRTRRTCRNKISERITAVSAMITLLEKWEDNQKYKHGFVKASEKLFKVLNEADIRFLMRNMSQQSGAEMDAKEAKREEKLLIKQLERNKREMEQEKKKLNRELQKEKLQNEKEKKRLLEEAEKFHRRREREEAEMRKQLRKQQEEAERDHLRREKEEAELKKKLSIQKQASVMERFLKKCKTSPTQMEELTKRFTLCASTQKIEKLPEPITLSMDNALSSNEEINADYLRKLHLSSWRHLGHSLRSNQKQCWGMRKKPKTDLFKELKLTANKRLSQDELSVERLVDVWGEQNSDVNKSCVRKQLLQFDASYKPAFYGIWPKKSNVVRPRCPWRKDPDLDYDVDSDEEWEEEEPGESLSDCDKDEDEESCDGCTKADEDETEDGFFVPDGYLSENEGVQVDRMEIDVHVVETQSSHINEQVTQNEEFGALLRQQNYLNNLTEHALRKNQPLIILNLLHEKASLLMAEDLNGNPKLEQACLQALSMLACPGAPSVEISLDSMVYDNQEACLSGGKAVATPVSSVESIPDSDLPLIVSTIQSCSHGINRLVESLQLKFPSIPKTQLRNKVREISDFVDNRWQVKKEILVKLGMSISPGNSGGRTKTIAAFFTKRCLPPNKGIGDRSNPIETSPQQLTKPGCDGQGQEQTSCTYNHHTS